In a single window of the Halobacteriovorax sp. DA5 genome:
- a CDS encoding ParA family protein, translating to MTMNDSWEKVMFFGRNRTNTLEDLGKGKIISFLNQKGGVGKTTMCFNTAHALAQKGHKVLVIDMDPQANMSYLFGHEESRESISIFNLLLNSIKELKHLHSSTIFEKVVFKSELGVDLLPAAQELSGFELCVAAINSPRQTILKKYVEQAGLRKRYDYILIDCPPTLGLLVVNSICVSDGVIVPFRPDDFSMKGLEHFYGMLSDIEDMDIVKLPEIITHIPNLMDTRRKQEESDLDEIKELIRKVTGDDRFIAPFFNKAQIVKSQAAKKSIYAYNSKEYQPLHEQFNKIANLIDSWNDSTL from the coding sequence ATGACAATGAATGATTCTTGGGAGAAGGTTATGTTCTTTGGTCGCAATCGCACAAATACTTTAGAAGATTTAGGTAAAGGAAAGATAATATCTTTTCTTAATCAAAAGGGTGGGGTTGGTAAAACAACAATGTGTTTTAATACTGCCCATGCCTTGGCCCAGAAAGGTCACAAAGTTCTTGTTATTGATATGGACCCTCAAGCGAATATGAGTTACTTGTTTGGTCATGAAGAAAGTAGAGAGAGTATTAGTATTTTCAATCTGCTTCTTAATTCGATTAAAGAACTTAAGCATCTACATTCTTCAACGATTTTCGAAAAAGTTGTCTTCAAGTCCGAGTTAGGTGTTGATCTACTTCCGGCGGCCCAAGAATTATCTGGATTTGAATTATGTGTCGCTGCCATTAATTCTCCAAGACAAACAATTCTAAAAAAATATGTAGAACAAGCGGGATTAAGAAAACGCTACGATTATATTCTTATTGATTGTCCACCAACTCTTGGACTTTTAGTTGTTAATAGTATTTGCGTCAGTGATGGAGTGATTGTTCCATTTAGACCAGATGATTTTTCAATGAAGGGGCTAGAGCATTTTTATGGGATGTTATCAGACATAGAAGATATGGATATAGTGAAGCTTCCAGAGATCATCACTCATATTCCGAATCTAATGGATACGAGACGTAAGCAAGAAGAGAGTGATCTTGATGAGATTAAGGAACTGATTCGTAAAGTAACTGGAGATGACCGCTTCATTGCTCCATTCTTTAATAAGGCCCAAATAGTGAAATCACAGGCCGCTAAGAAGTCAATTTATGCTTATAATTCTAAGGAATATCAGCCGCTTCATGAACAATTTAATAAAATCGCAAATTTAATTGATTCGTGGAATGATTCGACTTTATAA
- a CDS encoding SufE family protein, which produces MQIQERVDALISEFNGFGDWEDRYMHIISRGKQMESLPEDLQQEEYKVKGCQSQVWLIPELKDGKVFFRADSDAAIVKGIVSILVGVYSDATPDEILATKPDFLDTIGLRQHLSMSRANGLSSMIKQISMYALAYKTKIQMGL; this is translated from the coding sequence TTGCAAATACAAGAAAGAGTTGACGCACTTATTTCAGAATTTAATGGATTTGGTGATTGGGAAGATCGCTACATGCACATCATTTCTCGCGGGAAACAGATGGAGTCCCTACCTGAAGATTTACAACAAGAAGAATATAAAGTTAAAGGATGCCAGTCTCAAGTTTGGCTAATTCCAGAGCTTAAAGATGGAAAAGTTTTTTTTCGTGCCGATAGTGATGCGGCCATCGTAAAGGGGATTGTTTCAATTCTAGTTGGTGTCTACTCAGATGCTACACCTGATGAAATTCTCGCAACTAAGCCTGACTTCTTAGATACTATTGGTCTTCGCCAGCACTTATCAATGTCTCGTGCGAATGGACTTTCAAGTATGATCAAGCAAATTTCAATGTATGCCCTTGCTTATAAAACTAAAATTCAAATGGGATTATAA
- the hemB gene encoding porphobilinogen synthase, protein MYLNNIRPRRNRKNHAMRSLMRETTLTVDDLIMPLFIVGGENQTIPVTSMPGINRYSRDLIVKEVKELWNLGIKCVSLFPALDDSIKDRFATESKNPNGLLQKTIKDIKNACPDMLIMTDVAMDPYSSDGHDGLVCEKTGEILNDETLDILAGMALAQAQAGSDIIGPSDMMDGRIAVIRDALDGEGFSNTQIMSYTAKYASAFYGPFRDALDSAPKAGDKKTYQMDPANAIEALREIELDEAEGADILMVKPGISYLDIIAKMKERTNLPVAAYNVSGEYAMVKAAAQNGWVDGDAVAMEMLTSFKRAGCDMILTYFAKEVAVQFAKN, encoded by the coding sequence ATGTATTTAAATAATATTCGTCCAAGAAGAAATAGAAAGAATCACGCAATGAGATCTCTAATGCGTGAAACAACGCTAACAGTAGATGATCTGATCATGCCACTTTTTATCGTAGGTGGAGAAAATCAAACGATTCCTGTAACTTCAATGCCTGGGATTAATCGCTACTCACGCGATCTAATTGTAAAGGAAGTGAAAGAGCTTTGGAACCTTGGCATTAAATGCGTTTCTCTTTTTCCTGCACTTGATGATTCTATTAAAGACCGTTTTGCAACAGAATCAAAGAATCCAAATGGGCTTCTACAAAAGACAATCAAAGATATTAAAAACGCATGTCCTGATATGCTTATCATGACTGACGTTGCTATGGACCCATACTCAAGTGATGGTCATGATGGACTTGTTTGTGAAAAAACAGGTGAGATCTTAAATGATGAAACTCTGGATATTCTAGCAGGGATGGCACTTGCTCAGGCCCAAGCGGGAAGTGATATCATTGGTCCTTCTGATATGATGGATGGACGAATTGCAGTTATCCGCGATGCCCTTGATGGTGAAGGTTTCTCAAATACACAAATTATGTCGTATACGGCCAAGTATGCTTCGGCATTTTATGGGCCATTTAGAGATGCACTCGATAGTGCTCCTAAAGCAGGTGATAAGAAGACTTATCAGATGGATCCGGCCAATGCTATCGAAGCTCTACGTGAGATTGAGCTTGATGAAGCAGAGGGGGCAGATATCTTAATGGTTAAGCCAGGTATTAGCTATCTAGATATCATTGCTAAAATGAAAGAGCGCACTAATCTACCTGTTGCCGCTTACAATGTATCTGGTGAATATGCCATGGTTAAAGCAGCAGCTCAAAATGGTTGGGTTGATGGTGATGCCGTAGCAATGGAGATGCTTACGAGCTTTAAGCGCGCTGGATGCGATATGATTTTAACGTATTTCGCTAAAGAAGTGGCCGTTCAATTTGCCAAAAACTAA
- a CDS encoding (2Fe-2S) ferredoxin domain-containing protein, whose protein sequence is MAKEHDTNLFKKHIFICKSCKKNDCPMLDDAMALKSELKTYFNEKYGKGVVRVTSSDCLGKCREGIHIVSYPEAKWFKDGTKESAQSLKDYVDSSI, encoded by the coding sequence ATGGCAAAAGAACACGACACGAATCTCTTTAAAAAACACATCTTTATTTGCAAGAGCTGTAAGAAGAATGATTGCCCTATGCTTGATGATGCCATGGCATTAAAGAGCGAGTTAAAGACATATTTCAACGAAAAATATGGAAAAGGTGTCGTTAGAGTTACTTCAAGCGACTGCCTTGGAAAATGCCGTGAAGGTATCCATATTGTCAGTTATCCAGAGGCAAAGTGGTTTAAAGATGGCACTAAAGAGTCGGCCCAGAGCCTAAAAGACTACGTAGATTCAAGCATTTAG
- a CDS encoding nicotinate-nucleotide adenylyltransferase: MDFCQILSAKQKALQINLDNKIYGSFAEIGAGQEVAREFFRAGGAAGTVAKTMSAYDMQISDAIYGVETSGRYVSQGRLHTMLETEFTKMYKRLKDQREEGTKFFCFADTVAAKSYSGRGECHGWLGVRFQHQAGAAPSDLIIHVNMLDQENLQQQEAIGFLGVNMIHSCFYNSNDSSHLVSSLMDNLSASRLRIDMIDVKGPAFDGVDPRILSLELVKRKFTSAVMFDENGKVVQIKDYLYRKPLVVLRGSFRPPTKGNVDALKVGRELLCTSEKCENVVTLSEISMSKLLSRSSSIDNADFLARVDLLAKIKQKVLITNFASYFELNQFLQPIAKNQIAFITNTYNLNEILNIKHYEDTSFGILGGLGELFGLNTKLYLYPCADDNDAKNRLSFADVTYDKSLEFLVKYLRENKLIVDLEGYDHEASGIWSRTVIEMISSGESGWEKMLPEEVVELVKSNNLFKN, encoded by the coding sequence ATGGATTTTTGCCAAATTCTATCAGCAAAACAAAAAGCATTACAAATTAATTTAGATAATAAAATTTACGGCAGTTTCGCAGAAATTGGTGCAGGACAAGAAGTTGCTCGTGAGTTCTTTAGAGCTGGCGGTGCAGCAGGGACTGTTGCTAAGACGATGTCTGCTTATGATATGCAAATTTCGGATGCTATTTACGGTGTCGAGACATCTGGACGTTATGTTTCTCAAGGACGTCTACATACGATGCTAGAGACAGAATTCACAAAAATGTACAAGCGTCTTAAAGATCAAAGAGAAGAGGGAACAAAATTCTTTTGCTTTGCTGATACTGTTGCAGCAAAAAGTTACTCTGGTCGCGGAGAGTGTCATGGTTGGCTTGGTGTACGTTTCCAACATCAAGCAGGGGCAGCTCCTTCTGATTTAATCATTCACGTTAATATGCTTGATCAAGAAAATCTTCAGCAACAAGAGGCCATCGGTTTTCTTGGTGTGAATATGATCCACAGCTGTTTTTATAATTCAAATGATTCATCTCATCTTGTTTCATCTCTAATGGATAACTTATCTGCTAGTCGTCTTAGGATTGATATGATTGACGTTAAAGGTCCGGCCTTTGATGGAGTTGATCCTCGTATTCTTTCTTTAGAACTTGTTAAGAGAAAGTTTACTTCTGCTGTTATGTTTGATGAGAATGGTAAAGTTGTTCAAATCAAAGATTACTTGTACCGCAAGCCACTTGTTGTTTTAAGAGGCTCTTTTAGGCCGCCAACAAAGGGAAATGTTGATGCGCTTAAAGTAGGGCGTGAGCTTTTATGCACAAGTGAGAAGTGTGAGAATGTTGTGACTCTTTCTGAGATCTCAATGTCAAAATTACTTTCTCGTTCATCTTCAATTGATAACGCTGATTTTTTAGCTCGTGTTGATTTACTTGCAAAAATTAAGCAAAAAGTTTTAATTACAAACTTCGCTTCTTACTTCGAACTCAATCAGTTCTTACAGCCAATTGCTAAGAATCAAATTGCATTTATTACTAACACTTATAATTTAAATGAGATTTTAAATATCAAGCATTATGAGGATACTTCATTTGGGATCCTAGGTGGATTAGGTGAATTATTTGGCCTTAATACTAAATTGTATCTTTATCCATGTGCAGATGATAATGATGCAAAAAATCGCCTAAGCTTTGCTGATGTAACTTATGACAAGTCTCTTGAGTTTCTTGTTAAGTATCTTCGTGAAAATAAGTTAATTGTCGATCTTGAAGGTTATGATCATGAAGCATCAGGAATCTGGTCTCGTACAGTTATTGAGATGATCTCAAGCGGCGAGAGCGGCTGGGAAAAAATGCTTCCAGAAGAAGTCGTTGAATTAGTTAAGAGTAATAATTTATTTAAAAATTAA
- a CDS encoding penicillin acylase family protein, translating to MKKILSIIAGLLILIIASVYFMLLGSFPVMHGSLKVDGLNGLTKIYRDHEGVVHIEADSRHDMNYALGFSMASDRSFQYELISRAGQGRLAEILGPDLVAVDKLFRTLNSKYIRDGILASLDPVVRKDLESFMAGYNYYLENNVRPIEFFLLGIKPKKIDIEDIYGVFVYLNYSFSPFMRNEVAYQNIMANVKHRDFKYLFANNEVDFSKRVRRVVDASFIDYESLLKGIGTFTGSNAWAISGKKTKSGKPILASDPHINFSAPNIWYEANIKNKEEGFHMYGHFLPLIPFPAMGHNRKLGWGLTISYTDDVDLYQLEDDFEIVRVEDSLIKVKGEESIDFQIKWSKKGPVVNEIVQAVNKDAKNIAAHFSFFQEGNKPIEGFYGLGRAKNFEEIKKATSIVKSPGLNIVYADADGNVARLIMGDSYKRSHPFESDLVQTPDRKILGVYTFDEKPHEINPENGFVVSANDAPKTMKNGIYHRGGWHSDNRYNTILKSLELRDNWDMDSQKMVQTASFSTNNRRMQKIINNALKKYPMTALEEEALKFFMDWKGHSRKEQVGPTIFHETNMRIRKLLMDEMGEDYVKYCKAINSWIYYYRLLEMPDNSWWDIEKTAPIEDRDQVISMAFKEAVNYLKQELGDDVSKWRWGLIHQLTMPHPFGKNEFLAKIFNQGPYEANGSINSINHIRRVSCEAGHTPVTGPSTRRLIDFANVDISYGILPLGNSGHMLSPYYDNQRERFMNDEYRTQIFSFDLMKKSGPKVLTLRPL from the coding sequence ATGAAAAAGATTCTAAGTATTATTGCAGGCCTTCTTATATTAATCATAGCAAGCGTCTACTTTATGCTATTGGGATCTTTTCCAGTAATGCATGGTAGTCTTAAAGTTGATGGCCTAAATGGTCTCACTAAGATCTATCGTGATCATGAAGGAGTTGTTCATATCGAAGCAGACTCTCGTCACGATATGAATTATGCTCTAGGCTTTTCAATGGCCAGTGATCGAAGCTTTCAATATGAGCTAATTAGTCGTGCTGGCCAGGGAAGACTTGCAGAAATTCTTGGGCCAGATCTTGTCGCTGTTGATAAATTATTTCGTACTTTAAACTCTAAGTATATTCGTGATGGCATCTTGGCCTCTCTTGATCCGGTTGTGAGAAAAGATCTTGAGTCTTTTATGGCCGGCTATAACTACTATCTTGAAAATAATGTTAGGCCGATTGAATTTTTCTTACTGGGAATAAAGCCTAAGAAAATTGATATCGAAGATATCTATGGTGTCTTCGTTTACTTAAATTATAGCTTTTCGCCATTTATGAGAAATGAAGTTGCTTATCAAAATATTATGGCAAATGTTAAGCATCGTGATTTTAAGTATCTCTTTGCTAATAATGAGGTTGATTTCTCTAAGCGTGTAAGACGTGTCGTTGATGCAAGCTTTATTGACTACGAATCATTATTAAAAGGAATTGGTACTTTTACTGGCTCAAATGCTTGGGCGATCTCTGGAAAGAAGACGAAGTCTGGAAAACCAATCCTAGCAAGTGATCCGCATATCAATTTTTCTGCACCTAATATTTGGTATGAAGCAAATATTAAGAATAAGGAAGAGGGCTTTCATATGTATGGCCACTTCCTACCACTTATTCCATTTCCGGCCATGGGCCACAATCGAAAACTTGGTTGGGGATTAACTATTAGTTACACAGATGATGTTGATCTTTATCAGTTAGAAGATGATTTTGAAATTGTACGAGTTGAAGACTCTTTGATTAAAGTGAAGGGAGAAGAGTCAATCGATTTCCAAATCAAGTGGAGTAAGAAGGGTCCTGTTGTTAATGAAATCGTTCAGGCCGTAAACAAAGACGCAAAGAATATTGCGGCCCACTTCAGTTTCTTTCAAGAAGGTAACAAGCCTATTGAGGGATTTTATGGTCTTGGCCGTGCAAAAAACTTTGAAGAGATAAAGAAGGCCACAAGTATCGTTAAGTCACCTGGCCTTAATATTGTCTATGCGGATGCTGATGGGAATGTGGCAAGACTTATCATGGGGGATAGTTACAAAAGATCACATCCATTTGAATCAGATCTTGTTCAAACACCTGATCGCAAGATTCTAGGGGTCTATACATTTGATGAGAAACCTCATGAGATTAATCCTGAAAATGGTTTTGTTGTTTCCGCTAATGATGCACCAAAGACAATGAAAAATGGTATCTATCACCGTGGTGGTTGGCATTCAGATAATCGCTATAATACTATTTTAAAGTCACTTGAGCTTCGAGATAATTGGGATATGGATTCTCAAAAGATGGTTCAAACTGCAAGCTTCAGTACGAATAATCGTAGGATGCAAAAAATTATTAATAATGCGCTAAAGAAATATCCAATGACTGCTCTTGAAGAAGAGGCCTTAAAATTCTTTATGGATTGGAAAGGTCATTCTCGCAAAGAACAGGTTGGACCGACAATATTTCATGAAACAAATATGCGTATTCGTAAGCTTCTAATGGATGAGATGGGTGAGGACTACGTTAAGTATTGTAAGGCCATTAACTCTTGGATTTATTATTACCGCTTACTTGAAATGCCAGATAACTCTTGGTGGGATATTGAAAAGACTGCACCAATTGAAGATCGTGACCAGGTCATTTCAATGGCATTTAAAGAGGCCGTGAACTATCTAAAGCAAGAGCTTGGAGATGATGTCAGCAAGTGGCGCTGGGGACTTATTCATCAGCTAACAATGCCTCACCCATTTGGAAAAAATGAGTTTCTTGCGAAAATATTCAATCAGGGCCCATATGAGGCCAACGGATCTATCAATAGTATCAACCATATTCGTCGTGTCTCATGTGAAGCAGGACACACTCCAGTGACAGGACCAAGTACTCGTCGACTAATTGACTTTGCTAATGTCGATATTTCTTACGGGATCCTTCCATTAGGAAACTCTGGGCATATGCTTTCTCCTTATTATGATAATCAGAGAGAACGCTTTATGAATGATGAGTATCGTACACAAATCTTTAGTTTTGATTTAATGAAGAAATCAGGCCCTAAAGTCTTAACTCTAAGGCCATTATAG